TCATGACAAACAAAATCAAAAGGAGAATACAATGAAAAATAAAAAGATTATACTTTTCATGATCTTAGCATTATTAATAACTACATTAGTAGGATGTACTAAAGACAGTAATGAAGATCAAAATTCTGTAAGCAAAACAGAACAAAACCAGCCAATAGAGAATAGTATAGATGAATCTAATAACACAGACAAAACAGATTCTGTAAATGCTACAAAAAGAAATGAAGATATTAAGGAAGATGACACGACAATAGTGGCAAAAATAGAGGGAAGAAGAAAAGAATTTCTAGAAAGATTAGATAATATCCAGTATGAGCTTGACGCTATGCCTGATAAGGAACATTCGGACAGAGGTGTAACAAATGCTATGAAAAATTATTATGGAATATCCTATGAAACGTATGACAAAGAATTGAATGAGATTTATGCTCTGCTAAAAGAAGAATTATCGTCAGAGGTAATGGAAGACTTAAAATCTAAGCAAATTAAGTGGATTGAAGAAAAAGAAGAAGAAGCAAATAAAGCAGCAGAGAAATATAAAGGCGGAACCCATGAAAATGTTGCCCGTTATGTATCCTTATACAATGCTACAAAGGAAAGATGCTATGAATTAGTTAACGAGTATATGACAGATTAAAAAGCGGTTCATGAGTATTAGCAAAAGGAATTCAAATCATTAAATTTATATCTACAGTTAAGACATACTTTTTATGTTATGCGACTGAATTTTATTAAAACTAAACACTAAAAATGTAAAGTATCTATCGATTAGGTAGGTGCTTTCTTTATACCTATTTTAAGGAGAGTGAGTAAGTGTCAAAGAATTTCTGACTAGAAACCCAACAAAAGCTTCTGACATAAATGAGGAAGGTATTTTAAATAGATTTTTCTATATAAAGGAACAACTGTTAACTTTTGTAAAGAAAATAATGTAACCTATAACCCATCATCAACTTTACTACAGAAGAAATTTGTCCATCAAAACTAGTTCAAAAAACAACTGCGTAACAGTGCCCTTTCTTGATGTTGTTATATTGAAAAATATTTGGTATTATTATAAAATCTAAAGGGTTATCAATAAAGAATACAGTTATGTAATCTGTACAACTATTTTTAAAGGAGCCTCATATATGAATAATAAAATTAATATTTACTACAAATATATAAACTGGAAAATAGCTCTGTTAGCCTTTCTAATATTTGTTGCGTTTATGATTTTTGTACTTCCTAGTGTATCTGAAAACACAAAGCAAATGACAGGAATATTGGAATCTCCAGATACCTTATTTTACTATACAGCAGAAGAATTATACACGATGGCAGAAATGTATGAAGAAGATGGTCGAGCGTATTACATAAAAACACGATTGACTTTTGACATTATATGGCCAGCGGTGTATTTGTTTTTTTTGGTGTCTGCTATTGCAATCGTGTATCGACACTTCAATTCTTCTAGTAACTGGCGTTACACAATTGTCTTGCCGTTTATAGGGGTAATCTTTGATTGTTTAGAGAATATAGGAGCATCCATAGTGATGTATCGCTTTCCCCAGCGAACACCCGTCTTAGCTGAATTAACACCGGTCTTTACAATGCTGAAGTGGATTTTTATTTATGCTAGTTTTGCTGCTATTATATTAGGCGGTAGCATTCTAATATTATCTCAATTGATTCAGCTTTCTTCTAGAAAAAAACGTATTTTTTTTGGTAGCATTGCAGGTGTTATTGTACTGATAGCAGGGGGATTTTTCTGGTATGTCAGTGATTATTATGAAGCCACTTCAGAAGCTCTTGTTAGTTTACAGTCAGATAAAGATGTTACTGTGTATCAAGATGATAATTTGCTTGTTTTTGAACCTACAAATCGTGACCATAATGGAAGTAATAATGAAGTTGGTTTCATTTTTTACCCAGGTGGGAAAGTTGAACATCAAGCTTATGCGCCTATTATTAAGGAAATTGCAAGACAAGGGTATCTATCGATTATTATAGAAATGCCTTTTAAGTTAGCGGTATTAGCGCCTAACCGAGCTCAAGAAGCAATTTCTACTTTCCCAGAAATAACAAATTGGGTCATTGGTGGGCATTCCCTAGGTGGATCAATGGCAGCCAGACATGTCAATACCAATCAGGGTGCCTTTGACGGACTTGTATTTTGGGCATCTTATGGGGATATCGATCTTACGGAGGCCAATCTAACCGTGTTATCAATCTATGGTACACAGGACGGATTAATTAGTATGGATAAGATAGATAATACAAGTGACCTCCTTTCTGAGGAAACGATTTTCAAAGAAATAGCAGGGGGCAACCATGCTTATTTTGGTATGTATGGGGAACAGAAAGGAGACTTAGCAGCGACTATATCAATAGACAAGCAACACCGTATTATTATAGACACCACTGTAGAATTTTTGCATTCTTTTAGAGACCAATAAAAATAAACCGCATGATTTTATTGCCGTGTTAATAGTTACTTTTATTTCTGCCATTGTTTTTATTTCCGTTATATTCGCTTTTTTATACTGGTTCAACATGAAAGGACAGCAAAGGATTGAAAAAAAACTCAATGATGTAGATGAAAAGGATTGAAGGTAATGCAAATAGAGGAATAAATAAAAATATACCTGAGCCATTCAAGAAACATTGAAAAAACTATAAAAAAACATATGAATATGACATAATGGTGTCATATTAAATAGGGTATAATCTAGATACAAATTAGGTCATTAAAAAAGTAATAGGTTAAGTTATGTAGAAAAACTTTGAAAATTACTTTTATAAATCTAGGTGATCCTAGGGTTTAAGCATTTCGAAATTAACGATATAGGCATAGATAATAAGGAGTGAGGGGGAATCTAAAAAGATGAGGAAGGCATTCTTGCCCCCATTAAAACACTGAAAAATAGGATGGTTACAAGTAGAAATAGATCTATTTGTATGCTTACTAGGTTTGGAAAAGGAGGGGTTATAGATGTGTGACAGCTATATTAACTTGGAAATGAATAACATTGCAAAAGAGCATTTGTGCTGTGCAATTTCTGATAAGAAACATCAGCATGGCGTAGATGAGAAGAGATCTTGGTTAGCTGAAAGAATATTCGAAGGGCATGTTTTTAGAAAACTTGATGCCAAAGGAAAGGTTTTTATAGAATACGCTCCATTGGAAACTGCTTGGGTTCCTGTTAATGGTGAAAACTATCTTTATATATATTGCTTTTGGGTTTCAGGTCGTTTCAAAAGTAAGGGGCATGGAAAAGATTTATTAGAGTATTGCATTGAAGATGGGAAAAGGCGAAGAAAATCAGGCATCTGTGTCATGAGTTCAAAGAAAAAAACACCTTTCCTTACAGACAAAAAATACATGTTGAAATATGGATTTGAAGTAGTAGATACAATTGATGATTATGAGCTATTGGCTTTATCGTTTGATGGTACAAAACCTATTTTTATGGATAGTGCACGGAAGCAAGAAATTGATACCAAAGAACTTACAATTTATTATTCAAAGCAATGTCCATATATTCCTAACTGTATCGAACAGGTTAAAAAATTTTGCCAAACGAATAATACGCCATTAAACCTGATTGAAGTCAATACATTAAAAAAAGCTAAATCTGTGCCCTGCGTGTTTAATAATTATGCAGTAT
This sequence is a window from Natranaerovirga hydrolytica. Protein-coding genes within it:
- a CDS encoding DUF6773 family protein, translated to MLIVTFISAIVFISVIFAFLYWFNMKGQQRIEKKLNDVDEKD
- a CDS encoding lysozyme inhibitor LprI family protein, translating into MKNKKIILFMILALLITTLVGCTKDSNEDQNSVSKTEQNQPIENSIDESNNTDKTDSVNATKRNEDIKEDDTTIVAKIEGRRKEFLERLDNIQYELDAMPDKEHSDRGVTNAMKNYYGISYETYDKELNEIYALLKEELSSEVMEDLKSKQIKWIEEKEEEANKAAEKYKGGTHENVARYVSLYNATKERCYELVNEYMTD
- a CDS encoding GNAT family N-acetyltransferase, translated to MCDSYINLEMNNIAKEHLCCAISDKKHQHGVDEKRSWLAERIFEGHVFRKLDAKGKVFIEYAPLETAWVPVNGENYLYIYCFWVSGRFKSKGHGKDLLEYCIEDGKRRRKSGICVMSSKKKTPFLTDKKYMLKYGFEVVDTIDDYELLALSFDGTKPIFMDSARKQEIDTKELTIYYSKQCPYIPNCIEQVKKFCQTNNTPLNLIEVNTLKKAKSVPCVFNNYAVFYEGRFKMVHLLNEGYLKKKVLV
- a CDS encoding alpha/beta hydrolase encodes the protein MNNKINIYYKYINWKIALLAFLIFVAFMIFVLPSVSENTKQMTGILESPDTLFYYTAEELYTMAEMYEEDGRAYYIKTRLTFDIIWPAVYLFFLVSAIAIVYRHFNSSSNWRYTIVLPFIGVIFDCLENIGASIVMYRFPQRTPVLAELTPVFTMLKWIFIYASFAAIILGGSILILSQLIQLSSRKKRIFFGSIAGVIVLIAGGFFWYVSDYYEATSEALVSLQSDKDVTVYQDDNLLVFEPTNRDHNGSNNEVGFIFYPGGKVEHQAYAPIIKEIARQGYLSIIIEMPFKLAVLAPNRAQEAISTFPEITNWVIGGHSLGGSMAARHVNTNQGAFDGLVFWASYGDIDLTEANLTVLSIYGTQDGLISMDKIDNTSDLLSEETIFKEIAGGNHAYFGMYGEQKGDLAATISIDKQHRIIIDTTVEFLHSFRDQ